A genomic segment from Sciurus carolinensis chromosome 1, mSciCar1.2, whole genome shotgun sequence encodes:
- the Lingo4 gene encoding leucine-rich repeat and immunoglobulin-like domain-containing nogo receptor-interacting protein 4: MDATTAPKQIWPPWCPLLFLLLLPGGSRGSCPAMCDCASQPRAVLCAHRRLEAVPGGLPLDTELLDLSGNRLWGLQRGMLSRLGLLQELDLSHNQLSTLEPGAFLGLQSLLTLRLQGNRLRIVGPGVFSGLSALTLLDLRLNQIVLFLDGAFGELGSLQQLEVGDNHLVFVAPGAFAGLAKLSSLTLERCNLSMVPGLALARLPALVVLRLRELDIERLPAGALRGLGQLKELEIHHWPSLEALDPGSLIGLNLSSLAITRCNLSSVPFQALHHLSFLRVLDLSQNPISAIPARRLTPLVRLQELRLSGACLTSIEAHAFHGLTAFHLLDVADNALQTLEETAFPSPDKLVTLRLSGNPLTCDCRLLWLLRLRSRLDFGTSPPACAGPQHVQGKSLREFSDILPPGHFTCKPALIQKSGPRWVIAEEGGHAVFSCSGDGDPAPTVSWMRPQGAWLGRAGRVRVLEDGTLEIRSVQLQDRGAYVCVVSNVAGNDSLRTWLEVIQVEPPNGTLTDPNITMPGIPGPFFLDSRGVAMVLVVGFLPFLTSVTLCFGLIALWSKGKGRVKHHMTFDFVAPRSSGDKNSGGNRVTAKLF; the protein is encoded by the coding sequence ATGGATGCAACCACAGCTCCAAAGCAAATCTGGCCCCCATGGTGCCCCCTCCTTTTCCTGCTTCTCCTGCCTGGAGGTAGCAGAGGTAGCTGCCCTGCCATGTGTGACTGTGCCTCCCAGCCCCGAGCGGTGCTCTGTGCCCATAGGCGACTAGAGGCTGTCCCTGGGGGACTCCCGTTGGACACTGAGCTCCTGGACCTAAGTGGGAATCGCCTGTGGGGGCTCCAGCGGGGCATGCTTTCCCGACTGGGCTTGCTCCAAGAACTGGACCTCAGCCACAACCAGCTCTCTACCCTTGAGCCTGGGGCCTTCCTTGGCCTACAAAGCCTACTCACCCTGAGGTTGCAGGGCAATCGGCTCCGAATTGTGGGGCCTGGGGTCTTCTCAGGGCTGTCTGCCCTCACACTGCTAGACCTTCGTCTCAACCAGATTGTTCTCTTCCTTGATGGAGCTTTTGGTGAATTAGGCAGCCTCCAGCAGTTGGAGGTTGGGGACAATCACCTGGTGTTTGTGGCTCCAGGGGCCTTTGCAGGACTGGCCAAGCTGAGCTCCCTCACCCTGGAGCGCTGCAACCTCAGCATGGTGCCTGGCCTAGCCCTTGCCCGGCTCCCAGCACTAGTGGTCCTTAGACTTCGGGAACTGGATATTGAGAGGCTGCCGGCTGGGGCACTCCGGGGACTGGGACAGCTCAAGGAGTTGGAGATCCATCACTGGCCATCTCTGGAGGCTCTGGACCCTGGGAGTCTGATTGGGCTCAATCTGAGCAGCCTGGCTATCACTCGCTGCAACCTGAGCTCTGTGCCCTTCCAAGCTCTGCACCACCTGAGCTTCCTCAGGGTCCTGGATCTATCTCAGAACCCTATCTCTGCCATTCCAGCCAGGAGGCTCACCCCCCTGGTACGGCTCCAGGAGCTGCGATTATCAGGGGCCTGCCTCACCTCCATTGAGGCCCACGCTTTCCACGGTTTGACAGCCTTCCACCTGCTGGATGTGGCAGATAATGCTCTTCAGACCCTGGAGGAAACAGCTTTCCCGTCTCCAGACAAACTGGTCACTCTGAGGCTGTCTGGCAACCCCCTCACCTGTGACTGTCGCCTTCTCTGGCTGCTTAGGCTTCGTAGCCGCCTGGACTTTGGCACATCCCCCCCTGCCTGTGCTGGCCCCCAGCATGTCCAAGGGAAGAGCCTGAGGGAGTTTTCAGACATCCTGCCTCCAGGGCATTTTACTTGCAAACCAGCCCTGATCCAGAAGTCTGGGCCTCGGTGGGTCATTGCAGAGGAGGGAGGACATGCCGTTTTTTCCTGCTCTGGAGATGGAGACCCAGCGCCCACTGTCTCCTGGATGAGGCCTCAAGGGGCTTGgctgggaagggcagggagagTAAGGGTCCTAGAGGATGGGACACTGGAGATCCGCTCAGTACAGCTACAGGACAGAGGGGCCTATGTCTGTGTGGTCAGCAATGTAGCTGGGAATGACTCCCTGAGGACCTGGCTAGAAGTAATTCAAGTTGAACCACCAAATGGCACTCTCACTGATCCTAACATCACCATGCCAGGGATCCCAGGGCCTTTCTTTCTGGACAGTAGGGGTGTGGCTATGGTGCTAGTGGTTGgtttcctccccttcctcaccTCAGTGACCCTCTGCTTTGGCCTGATTGCCCTCTGGAGCAAGGGCAAGGGCAGGGTCAAACACCACATGACCTTTGACTTTGTGGCACCTCGGTCCTCTGGGGATAAGAACTCTGGGGGTAATCGGGTCACTGCCAAGCTCTTCTGA